In a genomic window of Alphaproteobacteria bacterium:
- the mreC gene encoding rod shape-determining protein MreC, with protein sequence MKRNAVTKSIARVLPFPIAVTAFWSVILIVISLVLMLLSTLRPQVFEGIRTTLSDRFAPVLRLVSWPFDGATSLFSNVRDIAALRAESERLESENARLREWYQMALLLESENKSLRELLNLKIDPEFEYMSARIISGSGQNFVKSLLVAAGTRDGVSKGDSVLTGDGLIGRLIETGENTSRILLVTDINSRVPIIIEGTTLHAIMRGVNTDTPELIFFPRESEIAEGARVITSGHGGIYPPRLPVGRIETDGEGRKLVRLFADSDRLQFVRILLMNGKLNPAEKILQPITSEKKEEAQKTEEGGQ encoded by the coding sequence TTGAAGCGCAACGCGGTCACAAAAAGCATTGCCAGGGTGCTGCCGTTTCCCATCGCGGTGACGGCCTTCTGGTCCGTCATCCTGATTGTCATATCCCTTGTTCTCATGCTGCTCTCCACCCTGCGCCCGCAGGTTTTCGAGGGCATTCGTACAACCCTCTCTGATCGTTTCGCTCCCGTCCTCAGGCTCGTATCCTGGCCGTTCGACGGCGCGACCTCCCTGTTTTCCAACGTGCGCGATATCGCCGCTCTGCGCGCCGAGTCTGAGCGCCTGGAATCCGAAAACGCCCGTCTGCGCGAATGGTACCAGATGGCGCTGCTCCTGGAATCGGAAAACAAATCCTTGCGCGAATTGCTGAATCTTAAAATTGATCCCGAGTTTGAATACATGAGCGCCCGCATCATTTCAGGCTCAGGTCAAAACTTCGTCAAAAGCCTTCTCGTCGCGGCGGGAACCCGGGACGGTGTGTCCAAGGGCGATTCCGTCCTCACCGGCGACGGCTTGATCGGCCGCCTGATCGAAACCGGGGAGAACACATCCCGCATCCTGCTCGTGACCGACATCAACTCGCGTGTCCCGATCATCATTGAGGGAACAACGCTCCATGCCATCATGCGGGGCGTAAACACCGATACCCCCGAATTGATCTTTTTCCCGCGGGAAAGCGAGATCGCCGAAGGCGCAAGGGTGATTACCTCGGGCCATGGCGGCATTTACCCGCCCCGCCTGCCCGTCGGGCGCATTGAAACGGACGGGGAAGGACGCAAGCTCGTGCGCCTCTTTGCCGATAGCGACCGCCTCCAGTTCGTGCGGATATTGCTGATGAACGGCAAATTGAACCCGGCGGAGAAAATCCTGCAACCCATTACGTCCGAGAAAAAGGAAGAGGCCCAAAAGACAGAGGAGGGGGGGCAATGA
- the mreD gene encoding rod shape-determining protein MreD, with translation MTDYPEMPQTLLRFSVAYLVIFLLFFVNVQGPSLLSASGLGAPLFLMAVYYWSAYRPTLVPLWFVFFMGLLLDLLSGAPIGLNALVLVMVRWLVTDQRLFLTGQPFLIVWIGFFLVSVATILCQWFLMGALNLYWPPVQQAGIMIGLGAALFPVVSILLHATHTVLPERPGGNRRKKR, from the coding sequence ATGACCGATTACCCGGAAATGCCCCAGACCCTCCTGCGCTTCAGTGTGGCGTACCTGGTCATTTTCTTGCTGTTTTTTGTGAATGTCCAGGGGCCATCGTTGCTTTCGGCCTCGGGTTTGGGAGCGCCTCTTTTCCTGATGGCGGTTTATTACTGGTCGGCCTACAGGCCCACTCTGGTCCCCCTCTGGTTCGTATTCTTCATGGGGCTTCTGCTCGATCTGCTCTCCGGTGCCCCGATCGGTTTGAACGCACTGGTTTTGGTCATGGTGCGCTGGCTGGTGACGGACCAGAGGCTTTTTCTCACCGGCCAGCCCTTCCTGATCGTCTGGATTGGGTTTTTTCTGGTCAGCGTCGCCACAATCCTTTGTCAATGGTTCCTGATGGGAGCGCTGAACCTGTACTGGCCGCCCGTCCAACAGGCGGGGATCATGATAGGATTAGGCGCCGCCTTGTTCCCGGTTGTCAGCATCCTCCTCCATGCAACGCATACGGTTCTGCCGGAAAGGCCCGGCGGAAATCGTCGCAAGAAACGATGA
- the mrdA gene encoding penicillin-binding protein 2 — protein MARRSDDEGFKTFSRRTLLVGGLQIVGLGVLGGRLAYLQIVEGNRYKVLADKNRINLRLISPPRGLIVDRFGVPLAVNVENFQVHMIREQTEDMRTSLQALQKLIPLENQVIDSVIEQAKKIPKFLPVKVKEDLTWEEVARIQVNLPDLPGIFVERGETRNYPYGLETSHLTGYVGAVSEDILKAEGEKEPVLSLPGFKIGKIGIEKQYDGEMRGKAGASEIEVNVVGREVRELKRLEATPGDRITLTIDAELQRYAHELLSKERSASAVVMDAQTGAVYVMASHPGYDPNLFSRGIPSSIWKSLLDDTSLPLSHKALVGQYPPGSTFKMITALAGLESGVTNGHRTVYCPGFYMMGKQRFHCWRPQGHGRVDIIGALQKSCDTYFYTIAAEMGIDRIAEVGRRFGLGSKLGFDLEDERPGIMPDKNWKYGRYSERWHNGETVVNAIGQGYVLTTPLQLAVMTARLVNGGYAVKPWITAKIGEQDKTPAPAEKMNEVREDFLAYILKGMESVVNTAGGTAYGSRIVEAGMEMGGKTGTAQVQRITKEQRAKGVKNEDLPWEQRHHALFVGYAPIHAPRYVCSVVVEHGVGGSRAAAPIAKELLLRAQTRDPSAMAMQTSPVEELKPSPETITPGKKPGREGPA, from the coding sequence ATGGCTAGACGCAGCGACGACGAAGGGTTCAAGACATTTTCACGCCGTACGCTATTGGTCGGCGGCCTGCAGATCGTGGGTCTGGGAGTTCTCGGCGGCCGCCTCGCTTACCTTCAAATCGTGGAGGGCAATCGCTACAAGGTTCTCGCCGACAAGAACCGCATCAATTTGCGCCTCATCAGCCCGCCGCGGGGCTTGATCGTCGATCGCTTTGGCGTTCCTCTGGCCGTGAACGTGGAGAATTTTCAGGTCCACATGATCCGCGAACAGACAGAGGATATGCGGACCTCTCTTCAGGCTTTGCAAAAGCTGATCCCACTCGAAAATCAGGTCATCGACTCCGTCATCGAGCAGGCGAAAAAAATTCCGAAATTTCTTCCCGTAAAGGTCAAGGAGGATCTGACCTGGGAGGAGGTGGCCCGCATCCAGGTTAATCTTCCCGACCTTCCCGGCATTTTCGTGGAAAGAGGCGAGACCAGAAACTACCCCTACGGCCTCGAAACCTCGCATCTCACCGGCTATGTCGGCGCCGTGTCGGAGGATATTCTAAAGGCCGAGGGCGAAAAAGAACCCGTCCTCTCCCTGCCCGGATTCAAAATCGGAAAAATAGGCATCGAAAAACAGTATGACGGCGAAATGCGCGGCAAGGCAGGCGCATCGGAGATTGAGGTCAATGTCGTCGGGCGCGAGGTCCGCGAACTCAAGCGCTTAGAGGCAACGCCGGGCGACCGCATTACCCTGACCATCGACGCCGAGCTTCAGCGTTACGCGCACGAACTGCTGAGCAAGGAGCGCAGCGCCTCTGCCGTCGTCATGGACGCGCAGACTGGAGCCGTCTATGTGATGGCCTCCCATCCCGGCTACGATCCCAACCTCTTCTCCCGCGGAATTCCCTCCAGCATCTGGAAAAGCCTTTTGGACGACACCTCCTTGCCGCTGAGCCATAAGGCGCTCGTCGGTCAGTACCCGCCTGGGTCGACCTTCAAGATGATCACAGCGCTGGCCGGCCTTGAGTCTGGAGTCACCAACGGCCACCGCACGGTTTACTGTCCGGGCTTCTACATGATGGGCAAGCAGCGCTTCCACTGTTGGCGTCCGCAGGGTCATGGCCGCGTGGATATCATCGGCGCCCTCCAGAAATCCTGCGACACTTATTTTTACACCATCGCCGCAGAGATGGGCATCGACAGGATCGCCGAAGTCGGCCGCCGCTTCGGTCTGGGTAGCAAGCTTGGCTTCGATCTGGAGGATGAACGCCCCGGCATCATGCCGGACAAAAACTGGAAATATGGCCGCTATTCGGAGCGCTGGCACAACGGCGAAACGGTGGTCAATGCCATCGGGCAGGGTTATGTGCTGACCACGCCCCTGCAGCTCGCGGTCATGACGGCGCGTCTGGTCAATGGCGGATACGCGGTCAAGCCGTGGATCACCGCAAAAATCGGCGAGCAGGATAAAACGCCCGCCCCGGCTGAAAAAATGAACGAAGTCCGTGAGGATTTCCTGGCCTATATCCTCAAGGGTATGGAAAGCGTCGTGAACACAGCCGGAGGAACCGCATACGGCTCACGCATCGTGGAGGCGGGCATGGAGATGGGCGGCAAGACCGGAACCGCGCAGGTGCAAAGAATTACCAAGGAACAACGCGCCAAAGGCGTCAAGAATGAGGATTTGCCGTGGGAGCAGCGCCACCACGCGCTCTTCGTCGGCTATGCCCCGATCCACGCCCCGCGTTACGTCTGCAGCGTGGTCGTCGAACACGGGGTCGGCGGTTCACGGGCGGCGGCGCCCATCGCCAAGGAACTGCTGCTCCGCGCGCAAACCCGTGACCCATCCGCCATGGCCATGCAGACCAGCCCGGTGGAGGAGTTAAAGCCTTCACCGGAAACCATAACCCCCGGCAAGAAGCCGGGGCGGGAGGGGCCGGCATGA
- the rodA gene encoding rod shape-determining protein RodA produces the protein MIRDSMFLQPEQTLFQRFMNLNWGLVFLLCCVMGVGATSLYSAAGGSFSPWADKQLIRFCGGLVIMCAVALVDMRWWYRLAWPLYGVAFVLLILVDIMGHIGMGAQRWINLGFIQIQPSEIMKIAVIMALARHFHGAGPEQVRRLTFLIIPAVLILAPVGLVMLQPDLGTAMLILMGGAAMVFIAGAPLWIFISAIAAGLAAIPIGWQFMHEYQKQRVYVFLNPELDPLGSGYHITQSKIALGSGGVYGKGFMEGTQSKLNFLPEKQTDFIFTLWAEEWGLFGGAFLLGLFALIFMTCLRIAMRCRHNFGRYLAVGLTVNFSLHVFINISMAMGLIPVVGIPLPMVSHGGTAMISTLIGFGLIMCCHVYRHSKVTR, from the coding sequence ATGATCCGCGATTCCATGTTCCTTCAGCCCGAACAAACGCTGTTCCAGCGTTTCATGAATCTCAACTGGGGTCTGGTCTTTCTTCTCTGCTGCGTGATGGGTGTGGGTGCGACCTCGCTTTATTCCGCGGCGGGCGGAAGCTTCTCGCCGTGGGCGGACAAGCAACTGATCCGTTTCTGCGGCGGTCTGGTCATCATGTGCGCCGTCGCACTGGTCGATATGCGCTGGTGGTACCGCCTGGCGTGGCCCCTATACGGCGTGGCCTTCGTTCTGCTGATCCTCGTGGACATTATGGGCCATATCGGCATGGGCGCCCAGCGCTGGATTAATCTCGGCTTCATCCAGATCCAGCCCTCCGAGATCATGAAAATCGCGGTGATCATGGCGCTGGCCCGGCACTTCCACGGCGCAGGGCCGGAGCAGGTCCGCCGCCTGACCTTCCTGATTATCCCTGCCGTTCTGATCCTCGCGCCCGTGGGGCTTGTTATGCTTCAGCCCGATCTGGGCACGGCCATGCTCATCCTGATGGGTGGAGCGGCGATGGTCTTTATCGCCGGCGCCCCGCTGTGGATTTTCATATCCGCCATCGCCGCGGGCCTTGCGGCCATTCCCATCGGTTGGCAATTCATGCATGAGTATCAGAAGCAGCGGGTTTATGTGTTCCTTAACCCGGAACTCGACCCGCTTGGCTCCGGCTATCACATCACGCAATCGAAAATCGCGCTCGGCTCCGGCGGTGTTTACGGCAAGGGCTTTATGGAGGGGACGCAGAGCAAGCTCAACTTCCTCCCTGAAAAACAGACGGATTTCATCTTCACCCTCTGGGCGGAGGAATGGGGACTCTTCGGCGGCGCTTTTCTGCTCGGCCTCTTCGCACTGATTTTCATGACCTGCCTGCGGATCGCCATGCGCTGCCGCCATAATTTCGGGCGCTATCTCGCCGTCGGCCTCACGGTGAATTTCTCGCTCCACGTCTTTATAAATATTTCGATGGCCATGGGCCTGATTCCCGTGGTGGGCATCCCGCTGCCGATGGTCTCCCACGGCGGTACGGCGATGATCTCGACCCTCATCGGCTTCGGCCTCATCATGTGCTGCCACGTCTACCGCCACAGCAAGGTGACGCGTTAA
- the grxD gene encoding Grx4 family monothiol glutaredoxin: MDNVVFDRIRKELKDNDVVLFMKGTAAYPQCGFSSVVVQVLSHLGIPFRDINVLEDNDIREGIKEFTDWPTIPQLYVKGEFIGGSDIVREMYATGELQELLAEKGLLNAA, translated from the coding sequence ATGGACAATGTGGTTTTCGACCGTATCCGCAAGGAGCTCAAGGACAATGACGTGGTGCTGTTCATGAAGGGGACAGCGGCATATCCGCAGTGCGGGTTTTCCTCCGTGGTGGTGCAGGTTCTTTCGCATCTGGGCATCCCGTTCCGGGATATCAACGTGCTGGAGGATAACGATATCCGCGAGGGGATCAAGGAATTCACGGACTGGCCGACCATTCCGCAGCTTTACGTCAAGGGCGAGTTCATCGGCGGGTCGGATATCGTGCGCGAGATGTACGCGACCGGGGAGCTGCAGGAGCTTCTAGCGGAAAAAGGGCTGCTGAACGCGGCCTGA
- a CDS encoding BolA family transcriptional regulator, with protein MSVDAAMIEQMILEGIPDATVKVEDLRGDGEHYAAYVVSPSFAGKTRVQQHKMVFDAMKGKMGDELHALALQTSVPE; from the coding sequence ATGAGCGTTGATGCTGCGATGATCGAGCAGATGATTCTTGAGGGCATCCCCGATGCCACCGTGAAGGTGGAGGATTTGCGCGGGGACGGGGAGCATTACGCCGCGTATGTCGTCTCGCCCTCCTTCGCCGGAAAGACCCGTGTGCAGCAGCACAAGATGGTGTTCGATGCGATGAAGGGGAAAATGGGGGACGAGTTGCACGCGCTGGCGCTGCAGACCTCGGTGCCGGAGTAA
- a CDS encoding DUF1476 domain-containing protein, whose protein sequence is MTTFDDREQAFERKFAHQEKVDFAVEARTSKLFGLWAAEKLGITGDAATAYAQSVVAANLEEAGFEDILRKVRKDFQDKGVEISDHLMNVELDKALAEARKQIQNS, encoded by the coding sequence ATGACCACTTTCGATGACAGAGAACAAGCTTTTGAGAGAAAATTCGCGCACCAGGAAAAGGTGGATTTCGCCGTGGAGGCCCGCACCTCCAAGCTGTTCGGCCTGTGGGCCGCTGAAAAGCTGGGGATCACGGGCGATGCCGCCACGGCTTACGCGCAATCGGTTGTTGCCGCGAATCTGGAGGAAGCCGGGTTTGAAGATATCCTCCGCAAGGTTCGCAAGGATTTTCAGGATAAGGGCGTCGAGATTTCCGACCATCTGATGAATGTCGAACTGGACAAGGCCTTGGCCGAGGCGCGCAAGCAAATCCAGAATTCGTGA
- a CDS encoding phosphoribosylaminoimidazolesuccinocarboxamide synthase yields MAPRKKKLYEGKAKILFEGPDPGTVIQHFKDDATALNGKKHAIIAGKGVLNNRISAHIMTRLEGAGIPTHFLRSINAREQLVRAVDIIPIELVVRNIAAGSLCKRLGIKEGAVLGRPLIEFYYKNDELNDPMISEDHIITFGWADTYELEEMVAMAWRVNDYLNGFFAGLGVMLVDFKLEFGRLWGEHGELYILLADEISPDNCRLWDEKTREKMDKDRFRLDLPDQVKGYHYIAERLGLVPQDIMSGGSLDETMADKLSLIENEFSQQRRLRELNPGKPRKA; encoded by the coding sequence ATGGCACCACGTAAAAAGAAACTCTACGAAGGCAAGGCCAAGATTTTGTTCGAGGGGCCGGACCCCGGCACGGTCATTCAGCACTTCAAGGACGACGCCACCGCCCTGAACGGAAAGAAACACGCGATTATCGCGGGCAAGGGCGTGCTGAACAACCGCATCTCCGCCCATATCATGACGCGGCTGGAGGGGGCGGGGATCCCGACCCATTTCCTGCGCTCGATCAACGCCCGCGAACAGCTCGTCCGCGCCGTGGACATCATCCCCATCGAACTCGTCGTCCGCAACATCGCCGCCGGTTCGCTCTGCAAGCGTCTGGGCATCAAGGAGGGCGCGGTTCTCGGCCGCCCCCTGATCGAATTTTATTACAAGAACGACGAACTGAACGACCCGATGATCAGCGAGGATCATATCATCACCTTCGGGTGGGCGGATACCTACGAGCTGGAGGAAATGGTGGCCATGGCCTGGCGCGTGAACGACTACCTCAACGGCTTCTTCGCGGGCCTTGGTGTCATGCTAGTCGATTTCAAGCTGGAATTCGGACGGCTGTGGGGCGAACACGGCGAACTCTACATCCTCCTCGCTGACGAAATCTCGCCGGATAATTGCCGCCTCTGGGATGAAAAGACCAGGGAGAAAATGGACAAGGATCGTTTTCGTCTCGATCTCCCCGATCAGGTGAAGGGCTACCATTACATCGCCGAACGCCTCGGCCTCGTGCCGCAGGATATCATGAGCGGCGGCAGCCTCGATGAGACGATGGCCGACAAGCTCTCCCTGATCGAGAACGAATTCTCCCAGCAACGCCGCCTGCGCGAACTCAACCCGGGGAAACCGAGGAAGGCTTAA
- a CDS encoding NAD kinase: MKMCFHASEKAQAQAALEEYTKKYGNVPIEEADVLVVLGGDGTMLHSLHSFITINIPIYGLNLGTLGFLLNEHRKKDLPERIAAARPYTIHPLRMDASDKHGKVYTELAFNEVSLLRETHNTAKLMIFVNDEVRLPLLVCDGIMLSTPVGSTAYNSSASGPIVPLGANVLPLTPISAFRPRRWPGALIPNTSRVRFEVIRPHERPVSASADYKEIRDVVTVDIREYREISQTLLFDPDNHLEERIFQEQFAP, translated from the coding sequence ATGAAAATGTGTTTTCATGCCTCAGAGAAAGCGCAGGCGCAGGCCGCTCTGGAGGAATACACAAAAAAATACGGGAATGTCCCTATCGAGGAGGCGGATGTTCTGGTCGTGCTTGGCGGCGACGGAACGATGCTTCACTCCCTGCACTCTTTCATCACGATCAACATTCCGATCTATGGGCTTAATCTTGGTACGCTGGGGTTTTTGCTGAACGAGCACCGGAAGAAGGATCTGCCCGAGCGGATCGCGGCGGCGCGGCCCTACACGATTCACCCGCTGCGGATGGATGCTTCGGACAAGCACGGGAAGGTTTATACGGAACTCGCGTTCAATGAAGTCTCGCTGTTGCGGGAGACGCACAATACCGCCAAGCTGATGATTTTCGTGAATGACGAGGTGCGGTTGCCGTTACTGGTCTGCGACGGGATCATGCTGTCCACGCCGGTGGGCAGCACGGCCTATAATTCCTCGGCCTCCGGTCCGATTGTTCCTTTGGGAGCGAATGTTCTCCCCCTGACGCCGATCAGCGCGTTCCGCCCGCGGCGGTGGCCCGGCGCTTTGATTCCCAATACAAGCCGCGTGCGGTTCGAGGTGATCCGCCCGCACGAGCGGCCGGTCAGCGCCTCGGCGGATTATAAGGAAATCCGCGATGTGGTGACGGTGGATATCCGCGAGTACCGGGAGATTTCGCAGACTTTGCTGTTCGACCCTGACAATCACCTTGAGGAGCGGATTTTCCAGGAGCAGTTTGCGCCTTAA
- a CDS encoding orotate phosphoribosyltransferase, with amino-acid sequence MSDFIALVDAPELDGKKLTRKAVALEAAAALLSTQSVLFNATEPFTLKSGKKSPVYIDCRRLISFVAERKMLMDHGAWLIRQNLDLADIDIVAGGETAGIPYGAFIAERLEKPMIYVRKEPKGYGRMAQVEGVLPEQMESGRAPRVLLVEDLQTDGGSKITFVNALRNAGAIVEHAFVVFHYGIFPQSETNMREMGITLHALTTWWEVLEAARKGGHFDKATLSSVESFLDDPNGWQARHG; translated from the coding sequence ATGTCGGATTTCATCGCTCTGGTCGATGCGCCGGAACTGGATGGAAAAAAACTGACGCGCAAGGCGGTTGCGCTGGAGGCCGCCGCTGCGCTTTTGTCCACGCAGTCCGTTCTGTTCAACGCGACCGAACCCTTCACGCTGAAATCCGGAAAGAAAAGCCCGGTTTATATTGACTGCCGCCGTTTGATCTCGTTCGTGGCCGAGCGCAAGATGCTGATGGATCACGGCGCGTGGCTGATCCGTCAGAATCTCGACCTTGCCGATATCGACATCGTCGCGGGCGGCGAGACGGCGGGCATTCCCTACGGCGCTTTTATCGCCGAGCGGCTGGAGAAGCCGATGATTTATGTCCGCAAGGAGCCGAAGGGTTACGGACGCATGGCCCAGGTCGAGGGCGTTCTGCCCGAGCAAATGGAATCCGGACGGGCGCCGCGGGTGCTGCTGGTCGAGGATTTACAGACCGACGGGGGCAGCAAGATCACCTTCGTCAATGCGCTGCGGAATGCCGGGGCTATTGTGGAACACGCGTTCGTCGTTTTCCATTACGGCATCTTTCCGCAGAGCGAAACCAATATGCGGGAGATGGGGATTACGCTCCATGCGCTCACGACGTGGTGGGAGGTTCTGGAGGCCGCACGGAAAGGCGGTCATTTCGACAAGGCGACGCTGTCGTCCGTTGAATCCTTCCTCGACGATCCGAACGGATGGCAGGCCCGTCATGGGTAA
- a CDS encoding Fic family protein, whose product MSIARRGSSSQSVPFDDGKKTKFFFAEPPELKALLQFVDMNAGGVLGASHGLTAEDGRRYMRRSLAEEPFSSSFIEGAVTTRDRAKKMIFENRAPQTRDEKMVLNNYMGMEFVKEIVGENLTIGHILELHKIMTEGTLDDASGSGRLRTDADRVEVVYEPTNTILHTPPPAQFLPERLQALCDFANAAGDDLSYCHPLLKAMTLHFMLAFDHPFVDGNGRTARALFYWFMLKAGYWLMEYTSISSVIADAPVSYYKAFLFSETADGDLTYFFLHQARATRDALKRMHEYADNKKQEFEDFRAVILEQKADTPLNSRQIALIQDFHLGREKIMMIRNHQERYNVSYLTARKDLEDLVGRGLLFKSKQGRDSIYKPGIRLKKEVMALLR is encoded by the coding sequence ATGTCTATTGCCAGAAGAGGCTCATCCTCCCAATCTGTGCCCTTCGATGACGGAAAGAAGACCAAATTTTTCTTTGCAGAGCCGCCAGAACTAAAAGCCCTGCTGCAATTTGTCGATATGAATGCCGGCGGCGTTCTTGGAGCATCGCACGGCCTCACCGCCGAAGACGGTCGCCGCTATATGCGGCGCTCCCTGGCGGAGGAGCCTTTTTCCAGTTCCTTTATCGAGGGCGCGGTCACTACACGCGACAGGGCGAAAAAAATGATTTTTGAGAATCGTGCCCCGCAAACACGCGACGAGAAGATGGTCTTAAACAATTACATGGGTATGGAGTTCGTCAAAGAAATTGTCGGAGAAAACCTTACGATCGGCCATATCCTAGAACTGCATAAAATCATGACCGAAGGCACTTTGGACGATGCTTCTGGCTCGGGGCGGCTGAGAACCGATGCCGACAGGGTCGAGGTGGTGTACGAACCCACCAATACGATCCTGCATACGCCTCCCCCCGCCCAATTCCTACCGGAGCGGTTGCAGGCTCTTTGCGATTTTGCCAATGCTGCGGGTGACGATCTGTCCTACTGTCACCCTCTGCTGAAGGCGATGACCCTCCATTTCATGCTGGCCTTTGATCATCCTTTCGTGGACGGGAACGGCCGGACGGCGCGGGCCTTGTTTTACTGGTTCATGCTCAAGGCCGGCTACTGGCTGATGGAATATACCTCTATCTCAAGCGTGATCGCGGACGCGCCTGTTTCCTATTATAAGGCGTTTCTTTTTTCGGAAACAGCGGACGGGGATTTAACCTATTTTTTCCTTCATCAGGCGAGAGCCACGCGTGATGCGCTCAAGCGTATGCATGAGTACGCCGACAATAAGAAACAGGAGTTTGAAGATTTTAGAGCCGTTATCCTTGAGCAAAAAGCCGACACTCCCCTCAATTCCAGGCAGATTGCGCTTATTCAGGATTTCCATCTCGGAAGGGAGAAAATCATGATGATCCGAAATCACCAAGAACGTTATAATGTCAGCTACCTGACTGCGCGCAAAGACTTGGAAGATTTAGTGGGGAGAGGTCTTCTTTTTAAGTCGAAACAAGGCCGCGATTCAATCTACAAGCCCGGAATCAGACTCAAGAAAGAGGTCATGGCTTTGCTTCGCTGA
- a CDS encoding head-tail connector protein translates to MNTVTPLRRSPSPGQNNDAALAARLIERYEAARNQRTQWTRLWEESYEYALPQRGGFLGQPVPGAPRNTHIYDATAMDAADQLASSLLANLTPAWSQWFGLKPGPDLSPEEAAALTPVLEKAARTIQSHFDRSNFPVEIHQCYLDLVVGGTATISFEEAEPGGFSAFRFSCIPLSQIVLEEGANGALDGAYRHIPLTLDQILDRYPFAEIPAALLESASRDPQVRFKILESVLPAGLSYEYMALLDESGHEPVILQSGTFEQSPVISFRWMKSPGEIYGRSPVMKALPDIKTANKVVELILKNASIAVTGIWQADDDGVLNPANIELTPGSIIPKAVGSKGLQPLDMPGRFDVSQLILENLQSRIRHALLTDKLSPVSSPRMTATEVLERAAEMSLLLGATYGRLQTELLTPLIKRAFAILRRRGEVPDIALDGRLVTVDYRSPLARSQGQRNVQNTLTWITSVLAMGPEAALTVNLPAAARFLGEALAVPGDIIRAEILAPVEDAQRRAKGGRDV, encoded by the coding sequence ATGAACACCGTCACCCCGCTGCGTCGCTCCCCTTCGCCCGGACAAAACAACGACGCCGCGCTCGCCGCCCGCCTGATCGAGCGTTACGAAGCCGCACGCAATCAGCGGACTCAATGGACCCGCCTCTGGGAAGAATCCTACGAGTACGCCCTGCCGCAACGCGGCGGATTCCTCGGCCAGCCCGTCCCCGGCGCCCCGCGCAACACACATATATATGACGCCACCGCGATGGACGCCGCCGACCAGCTCGCCTCCAGCCTACTCGCCAACCTCACCCCCGCCTGGTCGCAATGGTTCGGCCTCAAGCCCGGCCCCGATCTTTCGCCGGAGGAGGCCGCCGCCCTGACCCCTGTCCTCGAAAAGGCCGCCCGCACCATCCAGTCGCATTTCGACCGCTCCAACTTCCCGGTCGAAATCCATCAATGCTACCTCGACCTCGTGGTCGGCGGCACGGCGACGATCTCCTTCGAGGAAGCCGAGCCCGGAGGATTCTCGGCCTTCCGCTTTTCCTGCATCCCGCTGTCGCAAATCGTGCTGGAGGAGGGGGCAAACGGCGCCCTCGACGGCGCCTATCGCCACATCCCGCTCACCCTCGATCAGATACTCGACCGCTACCCCTTCGCGGAAATTCCCGCCGCGCTTCTGGAGTCCGCCTCCCGCGACCCGCAGGTTCGCTTCAAAATTCTCGAATCCGTCCTGCCGGCGGGCCTCTCCTATGAATACATGGCGCTGCTCGATGAGTCTGGCCACGAGCCCGTCATCCTCCAGTCCGGCACCTTCGAGCAATCCCCCGTCATCAGCTTCCGCTGGATGAAATCACCCGGAGAAATCTATGGCCGATCGCCGGTCATGAAGGCGCTGCCCGATATCAAAACCGCGAACAAGGTCGTCGAACTGATCCTGAAAAACGCCTCCATCGCCGTGACCGGAATCTGGCAGGCCGACGATGACGGCGTACTCAACCCCGCCAATATCGAACTCACGCCCGGCAGCATCATCCCGAAGGCCGTCGGCTCGAAGGGCTTGCAGCCGCTCGATATGCCCGGCCGCTTCGATGTCTCGCAGCTCATCCTCGAAAACCTGCAATCCCGCATCCGCCATGCGCTTTTGACCGACAAGCTCTCGCCCGTCTCCTCCCCGCGCATGACGGCCACCGAGGTGCTCGAACGCGCCGCCGAAATGTCGCTCCTCCTCGGAGCGACCTATGGCCGCCTGCAGACCGAACTCCTCACGCCCCTCATCAAACGCGCCTTCGCCATTCTGCGCCGCCGCGGCGAGGTGCCGGACATCGCGCTCGACGGCCGCCTCGTCACCGTCGATTACCGCTCCCCGCTGGCCCGTTCGCAGGGACAAAGAAACGTGCAGAACACCCTGACCTGGATTACCTCCGTCCTCGCCATGGGCCCGGAGGCCGCGCTGACTGTCAACCTCCCCGCCGCCGCCCGCTTCCTCGGTGAGGCGCTGGCCGTCCCTGGCGATATCATCCGCGCCGAAATCCTGGCCCCCGTGGAAGACGCGCAGCGCAGGGCGAAAGGAGGCCGCGATGTTTGA